A window of the Gossypium hirsutum isolate 1008001.06 chromosome A03, Gossypium_hirsutum_v2.1, whole genome shotgun sequence genome harbors these coding sequences:
- the LOC121217813 gene encoding uncharacterized protein has translation MSQDHQKLDAKSICNCIMPLVKENPIIPVSTLIADMQAQFQYRVSYRKAWLVKQMAMQQLYGDWDESYNELQGPNGQLELGRRVFRRLFWTFDPCVKAFSHCKPLVQVDGTWLYGKYTQILLIAVAQDSNGNVLPIAFAIMESENSKSSKGLVAAIRQSEVPWRSIYCIRHIAANFHNQYKNKDWRKRIVNMGYKLEAHRFRHKLARLETDMAGSNPPLRQWLGSMEPWQWAQCFDEGYRYGQMTTNLVEAINSILRHTRHLPISVVFSAIFSRLTTLMPKMGLKQVKQLEAGHVYVEKIRDAMK, from the exons ATGTCTCAAGACCACCAAAAATTGGATGCCAAAAGTATTTGCAACTGCATCATGCCACTAGTGAAAGAGAATCCAATCATTCCTGTGTCAACATTGATTGCAGACATGCAAGCTCAATTTCAGTACAGAGTTTCGTATAGGAAAGCGTGGTTGGTGAAACAAATGGCTATGCAACAATTATACGGCGACTGGGATGAGTCATACAATGAACTTCAAG GCCCTAATGGACAATTGGAACTGGGGAGAAGAGTTTTTCGTCGGCTGTTCTGGACTTTCGATCCATGTGTTAAAGCCTTCTCCCACTGCAAACCGCTAGTGCAAGTTGATGGAACATGGCTTTATGGAAAATACACACAGATACTTCTGATTGCGGTTGCACAAGACAGTAACGGAAATGTACTACCAATCGCTTTTGCCATCATGGAGTCTGAGAACTCTAAATC ATCGAAGGGTCTTGTTGCTGCAATTCGACAATCTGAGGTTCCATGGAGGTCCATCTATTGTATTCGTCACATTGCTGCCAACTTCCACAATCAGTACAAGAACAAAGACTGGCGCAAACGAATTGTGAACATGG GATACAAGCTGGAAGCACACCGTTTCAGACATAAGTTGGCGAGGTTAGAGACTGATATGGCGGGGTCCAATCCTCCTCTCAGACAATGGTTAGGTAGCATGGAGCCATGGCAGTGGGCTCAATGTTTTGACGAGGGGTACCGGTATGGTCAAATGACAACTAACCTCGTTGAGGCCATTAACTCTATCTTAAGGCATACGCGTCACTTGCCAATTTCAGTGGTTTTTTCAGCCATATTTTCTAGGCTAACAACCTTAATGCCAAAAATGGGGTTGAAACAAGTAAAACAATTAGAGGCAGGACATGTATACGTCGAAAAAATTAGGGATGCCATGAAATAG